A genomic window from Osmerus eperlanus chromosome 5, fOsmEpe2.1, whole genome shotgun sequence includes:
- the LOC134021710 gene encoding fibroleukin-like, which translates to MPDSSTPLPGSSTPIPGSSTPMPDSSTPIPGSSTPIPGSSTPIPGSSTPIPGSSTPMPDSSTPIPGSSTPMPGSSTPIPGSSTPMPDSSTPIPGSSTPMPGSSTPMPGSSTPSARELRVKTSRVSASLNTSHVPGGGQSDQRPVQAAPPAPRDCSDHMISGAQNNGVYQVTPDPRNKSFSVFCDMTSHRGGWTVLQRRHSGRVSFNRSWEEYRRGFGGLAGGDFWLGNDHIHLLTRSRNMVLRVDLEDLMGARGYAEYSLFRVASERMRYRLSVGGYSGTAGDALRFSKNYNHNNQAFTTPDRDHDRYPSGNCGAYYGSGWWFDACMGSNLNGKYYVGRYKGVRNGIYWGTWPNISAEFYPTNYRLVFKSVRMMIRPRGFAP; encoded by the exons ATGCCtgactcctccacccccctgcctggctcctccacccccatacctggctcctccacccccatgcctgactcctccacccccatacctggctcctccacccccatacctggctcctccacccccatacctggctcctccacccccatacctggctcctccacccccatgcctgactcctccacccccatacctggctcctccacccccatgcctggctcctccacccccatacctggctcctccacccccatgcctgactcctccacccccatacctggctcctccacccccatgcctggctcctccacccccatgcctggctcctccacccccagtgCACGGGAGCTGCGTGTGAAGACCAGCAGGGTTTCTGCCAGCCTGAACACCAGCCATGTCCCTGGAGGTGGGCAGAGTGATCAGAGGCCTGTGCAGGCTGCTCCTCCAG CACCCAGGGACTGCTCTGATCATATGATCAGTGGAGCGCAGAACAACGGCGTCTACcaagtgacccctgacccccgaaACAAAAGCTTCTCAGTGTTCTGTGACATGACATCACACCGTGGTGGCTGGACGGTCCTGCAGCGGCGCCATAGCGGTAGAGTGAGCTTCAACCGCAGCTGGGAAGAGTACCGGAGAGGATTCGGGGGGCTGGCGGGAGGGGATTTCTGGCTGGGCAATGACCACATCCACCTGCTTACCCGGTCCAGGAACATGGTGCTCCGGGTGGATCTGGAGGACCTCATGGGGGCTCGGGGGTATGCGGAGTACAGCCTGTTCCGGGTGGCCAGCGAGAGGATGCGTTACCGCCTGTCTGTGGGAGGGTACTCAGGCACGGCAGGGGACGCGCTACGCTTCAGCAAGAACTACAACCACAACAACCAGGCCTTCACCACCCCAGATCGTGACCACGACCGCTACCCCTCTGGGAACTGCGGGGCGTACTATGGCTCCGGCTGGTGGTTTGATGCTTGCATGGGTTCCAACCTCAATGGGAAGTATTACGTGGGCCGGTATAAAGGAGTGAGGAACGGAATCTACTGGGGCACATGGCCAAACATATCAGCAGAGTTTTACCCCACAAACTACAGACTGGTTTTCAAGTCGGTTCGCATGATGATCAGGCCCAGAGGCTTTGCACCGTAA